A genome region from Dolichospermum compactum NIES-806 includes the following:
- a CDS encoding DUF3110 domain-containing protein: MRVFVLMFNAGTDNEGIHSIRISNAQGIEGNKILMFESEDDATRFALMLEAQDFAVPTVEMMNADDVKEFCESTGYLWEIVAENNELVLPPETNVKQTDWQPEPEIEDTDEDFLSYSPPAPEIANSDLDSIRRKLEGLL; encoded by the coding sequence ATGCGTGTTTTTGTACTAATGTTCAATGCTGGCACTGATAATGAGGGGATTCACAGCATTCGGATTAGCAATGCTCAAGGGATAGAAGGGAATAAAATCCTCATGTTTGAGTCAGAGGATGATGCCACCCGCTTTGCTTTAATGTTAGAAGCACAGGATTTTGCTGTCCCGACAGTGGAAATGATGAATGCTGATGATGTTAAGGAATTTTGCGAAAGCACTGGCTATCTCTGGGAAATTGTGGCGGAAAATAACGAATTAGTATTGCCACCAGAAACGAATGTCAAACAAACTGATTGGCAACCTGAACCAGAAATAGAGGATACTGATGAAGACTTTTTGTCTTACAGTCCACCTGCGCCAGAAATTGCTAATTCTGATTTAGACAGTATTCGACGCAAACTGGAAGGTTTATTATAA